A single genomic interval of Bradyrhizobium sp. sBnM-33 harbors:
- a CDS encoding HlyD family secretion protein, whose protein sequence is MLELLLCSMLTILPDYLYRRYRQGKRLGKEITFYSVWFELRWGIITCLMLTVALITLIFYFHPSTTTATLFYRSVPIVPEINGRVSEVHVEFSAPVKKGDVIFKLDSSKQAAALERARRKIAEVDAAFLTAQADILKAEGQIQEAKGAYQQASDELDTKRELQKRNPGIVPQRDIEKLEVLLAGRQGALDSATAAKQSATTKVTALLPAEKASAEAALAEAQVDLDRTTIRAGVDGRVEQFTLRAGDIVNPVMRPAGVLIPANVGRTLSAGFGQIEAQVMKIGMVAEATCISKPWTIIPLVVTGVQDYIAAGQFRGGEQLIDPQQVRAPGTIVTFLEPIYPGGLEGVTPGSSCIVNAYTSNHDRIASKEVGALKGFALHAIDAVGIVHAMLLRIQALLLPVKTLVLSGH, encoded by the coding sequence ATGCTTGAGCTGCTGCTCTGCTCCATGTTGACGATCCTGCCGGACTATCTTTATCGCCGCTACCGGCAGGGAAAGCGCCTCGGAAAAGAGATCACATTCTACTCGGTGTGGTTCGAACTCAGATGGGGCATCATTACCTGTCTGATGCTGACCGTCGCTCTGATCACGCTCATCTTTTACTTTCATCCATCCACCACGACGGCGACTCTGTTCTACAGGTCCGTTCCGATCGTTCCGGAAATCAACGGCCGGGTGTCGGAAGTCCACGTCGAATTCAGCGCGCCCGTCAAGAAGGGCGACGTGATCTTCAAGCTGGACAGTTCCAAGCAGGCAGCCGCACTGGAAAGGGCCCGGCGCAAAATTGCCGAAGTCGATGCCGCATTCCTGACCGCGCAGGCCGATATTCTCAAGGCGGAAGGACAGATCCAGGAAGCCAAGGGCGCCTATCAGCAGGCGTCAGATGAACTCGACACCAAGCGCGAACTGCAGAAGCGCAATCCCGGTATCGTCCCCCAGCGCGACATCGAAAAGCTCGAGGTGCTGCTCGCCGGTCGTCAGGGCGCGCTTGATTCGGCAACGGCTGCAAAACAATCCGCGACGACGAAGGTAACCGCACTGCTCCCCGCGGAGAAGGCGAGCGCCGAGGCGGCGCTGGCCGAGGCACAGGTGGATCTGGACAGGACCACCATTCGCGCCGGAGTCGATGGGCGCGTGGAACAGTTTACGTTGCGCGCGGGAGATATCGTCAATCCCGTGATGCGGCCTGCCGGCGTTCTCATCCCGGCCAACGTAGGACGGACGCTTTCCGCCGGCTTTGGACAAATCGAGGCGCAAGTCATGAAGATCGGTATGGTCGCCGAGGCCACGTGCATATCGAAGCCATGGACAATCATTCCACTGGTAGTCACCGGCGTGCAGGATTACATCGCGGCGGGCCAGTTCCGGGGCGGCGAGCAACTCATCGACCCGCAGCAGGTGCGGGCTCCCGGGACCATTGTCACCTTCCTGGAGCCCATCTACCCGGGCGGCCTTGAAGGCGTGACGCCCGGCAGCAGTTGCATCGTCAATGCCTATACCAGCAACCATGATCGGATCGCCTCAAAGGAAGTCGGTGCACTCAAGGGGTTCGCGCTGCATGCGATCGACGCCGTCGGAATTGTTCACGCGATGTTGTTGCGTATCCAGGCGCTGCTGCTTCCAGTCAAAACGCTGGTGCTGAGCGGACACTAG
- a CDS encoding DUF3302 domain-containing protein yields MNNSHHPSAPHHLPGFITAPGDTDILMVVVGIVLIAAVLMVGNLYLRLHSLPERMAHKSQKLQFEIVAVLGLLALFTHIHLFWIAALLLAMIDLPDFGTPLRRIAGSVEKIAGAPPDDQAAKPTGEGTAHAVTAEARDTTKASAAKSEVPSHA; encoded by the coding sequence ATGAACAATTCACATCATCCAAGCGCTCCCCATCATCTGCCTGGTTTCATCACCGCTCCCGGTGACACCGATATCCTGATGGTCGTCGTCGGCATCGTGCTGATCGCGGCCGTTCTGATGGTCGGTAATCTTTATCTTCGTTTGCATAGCTTGCCGGAGCGGATGGCACACAAGTCGCAAAAGCTGCAATTCGAGATCGTGGCAGTTTTGGGCTTGCTGGCGCTGTTTACGCACATCCACCTTTTCTGGATCGCAGCACTGCTGCTTGCTATGATTGATTTGCCCGATTTCGGCACCCCGCTGCGCCGGATCGCGGGATCGGTCGAAAAAATCGCCGGCGCTCCGCCGGATGACCAAGCGGCCAAGCCGACCGGTGAAGGCACCGCCCACGCAGTCACCGCCGAAGCGCGGGATACGACGAAAGCCAGCGCTGCCAAGAGCGAGGTGCCGAGCCATGCTTGA
- a CDS encoding class I SAM-dependent methyltransferase, with protein sequence MGFYNDVILPRVCDLAMRNKQLRPYRERVIGAAGGRVLEIGIGSGRNLPFYRPPVRELLALEPAPKLIAMARDALHPGTPVNFIEASAEAIPLDDRSVDTVVTTWTLCSIPDAAMALTEMRRVLRPGGKLLFVEHGMAPDRNVRRWQDWLTPAWKCISGGCHLNRPISTMIEAAGFRIDRVETGYMPGPKAMTFMYEGSARPN encoded by the coding sequence ATGGGCTTCTACAACGATGTCATCCTGCCGAGGGTTTGCGATCTCGCGATGCGAAACAAGCAGCTTCGGCCGTATCGCGAGCGGGTGATCGGCGCGGCCGGAGGTCGCGTGCTCGAAATCGGGATCGGTTCGGGCCGGAACTTGCCGTTCTATCGGCCGCCGGTGAGGGAGCTCTTGGCGCTGGAGCCGGCCCCGAAGCTGATCGCAATGGCCCGCGACGCTCTACATCCGGGTACGCCGGTCAACTTCATCGAAGCTTCGGCGGAGGCCATTCCGCTCGATGACCGCAGCGTTGATACCGTTGTGACCACCTGGACCTTGTGCAGCATTCCGGATGCCGCCATGGCGCTCACCGAAATGCGTCGCGTGCTTCGCCCTGGCGGCAAGCTTTTGTTCGTGGAGCACGGCATGGCGCCGGACAGGAATGTGAGACGATGGCAGGACTGGCTGACGCCTGCCTGGAAATGCATCAGCGGCGGCTGTCACCTCAATCGACCCATTAGCACGATGATCGAAGCCGCGGGTTTCAGGATCGATCGGGTGGAGACCGGCTATATGCCAGGACCCAAGGCGATGACCTTCATGTACGAAGGCAGCGCGCGGCCGAACTAG
- a CDS encoding carbonic anhydrase family protein, producing the protein MLLDDAIPNRESDMRQKSGHLVDCNCLGRRNFLKVAGGATAIAMSGSSIFLADRAHADALTKELRDKMTPEQIVQAMKNGNKRFRMGERKERNYLREQKASAKGQYPAAVLLTCIDSRAPAEVIMDLGIGDIFNCRVAGNVKNADILGSMEFACKLAGAKVVLVMGHTACGAIKGAIDNAELGNLTGLLAKIRPAIEATAYTGERSAKNYGFVDAVARKNVEMTVADIRKDSFVLAELEAKGGIKLTGAMYNLETGAVEFFA; encoded by the coding sequence GTGCTTCTTGACGATGCAATTCCTAATCGGGAGAGCGACATGCGTCAGAAATCCGGACATCTTGTCGATTGCAATTGCCTGGGCCGCAGAAATTTTCTCAAGGTGGCGGGCGGTGCGACGGCGATCGCAATGAGCGGAAGCAGCATCTTCCTTGCAGATCGGGCACATGCAGACGCTCTCACGAAGGAGCTGCGCGACAAGATGACACCCGAGCAAATTGTCCAGGCGATGAAGAACGGGAACAAGCGTTTTCGCATGGGCGAGAGGAAAGAGCGCAATTACCTTCGCGAGCAAAAAGCGAGCGCCAAGGGACAGTATCCCGCGGCCGTGTTGCTGACATGCATCGATTCACGCGCGCCGGCGGAGGTCATCATGGACCTTGGAATCGGTGACATTTTTAACTGTCGGGTTGCGGGTAACGTCAAAAATGCTGACATCCTCGGCAGCATGGAGTTCGCGTGCAAATTGGCTGGGGCCAAGGTGGTGCTCGTAATGGGCCACACGGCATGCGGCGCCATCAAAGGCGCAATCGACAATGCCGAGTTGGGCAATCTGACGGGATTGTTGGCCAAGATCAGACCCGCGATAGAGGCGACGGCCTATACAGGCGAGCGCTCGGCGAAGAACTACGGCTTCGTAGATGCTGTCGCGCGAAAGAACGTTGAGATGACCGTTGCCGATATCCGAAAGGACAGCTTCGTACTTGCGGAGCTCGAAGCAAAGGGCGGGATCAAGTTGACTGGCGCGATGTACAACCTTGAGACGGGCGCGGTGGAGTTCTTCGCTTGA
- a CDS encoding c-type cytochrome has product MNRPFVIALSMLAWLSPAVAEPGDAARGQRNFRMCAPCHSLEPDRHMTGPSLAGVWERKAGSLPSFERYSDALKSSGIIWDDRSLDAWLTDPDRMVPDNEMPFNGIKDPQHRADLLAFLKEATKPGAAPHMSAQGQMGGMGGMMGGGRVPNLKNLESNAQVKTITYCRDTYRVTTADGKTRAFWERNLRLKTDSGTDGPHSGAPALVPAGMMGDRADVIFAAPEEISKIIEARC; this is encoded by the coding sequence ATGAACAGACCCTTTGTCATCGCGCTTTCGATGCTCGCGTGGTTGTCTCCCGCCGTTGCCGAGCCGGGCGACGCCGCGCGAGGTCAGCGGAATTTCCGCATGTGCGCGCCATGTCATTCGCTTGAGCCGGACCGACACATGACGGGGCCAAGCCTCGCCGGTGTGTGGGAGCGGAAGGCCGGATCGTTGCCGAGCTTCGAACGCTATTCCGATGCTCTCAAATCGTCCGGCATCATCTGGGACGACCGTTCGCTGGACGCCTGGCTAACCGATCCCGATCGCATGGTGCCGGACAATGAAATGCCGTTTAATGGCATCAAGGACCCGCAGCACCGCGCAGACCTGCTCGCGTTTCTGAAGGAAGCAACAAAACCGGGGGCCGCGCCGCATATGAGCGCTCAAGGCCAGATGGGAGGCATGGGCGGAATGATGGGCGGCGGCCGCGTTCCCAATTTGAAAAACCTGGAGTCGAACGCGCAAGTGAAAACGATCACTTACTGTCGAGACACCTATCGAGTGACCACGGCTGATGGCAAGACCCGCGCCTTTTGGGAACGCAATCTGCGCCTGAAAACTGATTCCGGAACAGATGGTCCGCACAGCGGCGCGCCAGCCCTCGTGCCCGCTGGAATGATGGGTGACCGGGCAGACGTGATTTTTGCCGCACCGGAAGAGATCAGCAAGATAATCGAAGCGCGCTGCTGA
- a CDS encoding FAD-dependent oxidoreductase, with protein MPDLARSHAVVIGAGMAGLTAAQAISRHFRKVMIIERDALPAEPAPRSGTPQAQHAHMLLAGGLKALQTLFPGFENDLAEAGAVKIRTGKDIRWERPGFDPFPIRDLGFDIFSMSRPLLEAVTRRRVLETPNIGICMRSRATKLVASRDTMRLEAVRYESEDGPAVTVEAELVVEASGRCGLTLQLLEELSLQKPEETEIGIDQAYASTIVERSIDHDADWLGNIVLPSAPASSRGAFLFPIEKQQWLLSIGGNHGDAPPGDRAAFMDFVKSLRTPTIYDAVRDARPVTDIVRYQLPCSTRRHFERLEAFPAGLLAIGDALCRFNPVFGQGMSVAAQEAVILDRLLAEDVLVERLARDFFAALQDTIATPWGVAVTDFVYPATRGVRPADLAQRLQYGAALTRLAAEDPEVHRLTAEVSQLLKPQAALRDPALAARVMSLI; from the coding sequence ATGCCAGATCTTGCAAGAAGTCATGCCGTAGTTATTGGCGCCGGCATGGCCGGCCTTACGGCTGCTCAGGCTATCTCCAGGCATTTCCGGAAAGTCATGATCATCGAGCGGGACGCGCTTCCCGCCGAGCCCGCGCCGCGAAGCGGAACGCCGCAGGCCCAACATGCCCATATGCTGCTCGCGGGCGGGCTGAAGGCCCTGCAGACCTTGTTTCCGGGATTTGAGAATGATCTGGCGGAAGCCGGCGCCGTGAAGATCCGCACCGGCAAGGATATCCGGTGGGAGCGCCCCGGGTTTGATCCTTTTCCGATCCGCGATCTCGGCTTCGACATTTTCAGCATGTCGCGTCCACTGCTCGAAGCCGTTACGCGAAGACGCGTTCTCGAAACCCCGAATATCGGCATTTGCATGCGTTCCCGCGCGACCAAGCTTGTCGCATCGCGCGATACGATGCGGCTCGAGGCGGTCCGCTATGAGAGCGAGGATGGTCCTGCTGTCACGGTGGAAGCCGAGCTGGTTGTTGAAGCCTCCGGCCGCTGCGGCCTGACGCTGCAACTGCTCGAAGAGCTTTCTTTGCAGAAGCCCGAAGAAACCGAGATCGGCATTGATCAGGCCTATGCGAGCACCATCGTCGAGCGATCAATTGATCACGATGCCGACTGGCTGGGCAATATTGTCCTGCCGTCCGCACCCGCCAGCAGCCGCGGAGCGTTCCTGTTTCCGATCGAGAAACAGCAATGGCTGCTTTCCATCGGAGGCAATCATGGGGATGCGCCTCCGGGCGACCGCGCGGCATTCATGGACTTCGTCAAGAGCCTGCGCACCCCAACTATCTATGACGCGGTCAGGGACGCCCGACCGGTGACCGATATCGTCCGCTACCAGTTGCCTTGCAGCACACGACGACATTTCGAGCGCCTGGAGGCTTTCCCGGCGGGGCTGCTCGCGATAGGCGATGCCCTCTGCCGCTTCAATCCAGTATTCGGCCAGGGCATGAGCGTGGCAGCACAGGAGGCCGTGATCCTGGACCGCTTGCTGGCGGAAGATGTTCTGGTCGAGCGTCTGGCGCGCGACTTCTTTGCTGCCCTCCAGGACACCATCGCGACGCCGTGGGGCGTTGCCGTTACCGACTTCGTTTACCCCGCTACGCGCGGCGTTCGGCCTGCCGACCTCGCGCAGCGCCTGCAATACGGTGCAGCCTTGACCAGGCTCGCCGCTGAGGATCCCGAGGTGCATCGGCTGACTGCGGAAGTCTCGCAACTGCTCAAGCCGCAGGCCGCGCTGCGCGACCCAGCGCTCGCAGCGCGCGTGATGTCGCTGATATGA
- a CDS encoding efflux RND transporter permease subunit produces MIARLIAWSARNLLLVLFGTGFAAAAGLYALVHLPLDAIPDLSDTQVIVYTEYPGQAPQVIEDQVTYPLTTAMLTVPKSKVVRGFSFFGVSFVYVIFEDGTDIYWARSRVLEFLNAAISRIPAGVTPTIGPDATGVGWVYQYAIVSKELNLSDTRTIQDWNLKFALAKAEGVAEVASVGGFVKQYNVILDPQRMRDRGITMQKMREAIRASNADVGGRTVELSEFEYVIRGKGYLKSINDLGNVVLKVSNGTPVLLRDVARVELGPDERRGITELNGEGEVASGIVLQRFGVNALDVIQNVKKRFQEIASSLPKSVEIVPVYDRSNLIYAAIDTLKHTLFEESVVVALVCIVFLLHVRSALVAILMLPVGILMAFGAMKLLGLGSNIMSLGGIAIAIGAMVDAAIVMIENAHKHLERAEPGKSRVAILIEAAVQVGPALFFSLLIITVSFMPIFTLEQQEGRLFSPLAFTKTFAMAAAALLSVTLVPALMVIFIRGRIIPEHRNPINRFLIWIYRPVINGVLRAKMLVVLLALAILAVSVWPARQLGTEFMPNLNEGTLLYMPTTLPGISITKSAELMQTQDRIIRSFPEVESVYGKAGRAATATDPAPSEMYETVVNLKPKQEWRAGVTIDSLIAEMDKALQFPGVSNAWTMPIKARIDMLSTGIRTPIGVKVIGTDLVEIDKLAKQIEQVLKAVPGTSSAYAERGIGGYYLEITPDREAMARYGIMVQDVQDTIATALGGQTVTTTVEGRQRFSVNMRYPRDLRDNPKAIASDVLVPMPAGGAVPLGEVAKVAPARGPSSIRTENGQLATYIYVDIRDRDLGGYVAEAQRAVQASIQFPPGYYVMWSGQYEYLERATARLKIVVPATLLIIFLLLYLNFRSITETLIVMLSLPFALVGGFWLMWWLGFNLSVAVAVGFIALAGVAAETGVVMLIYLNQALAEIRTRRDAENRPLTKRDLYDAIMEGAVERVRPKMMTVVAIMAGLLPIMWSSGTGSEIMQRIAVPMIGGMISSTLLTLIVIPAVFGLVKGVGLKTDDDSVAGPPHSASPPSQRKRPILEPAQ; encoded by the coding sequence ATGATTGCCCGCTTGATTGCTTGGTCGGCTCGTAACCTCCTGCTGGTGCTGTTCGGCACCGGCTTCGCTGCCGCGGCCGGCCTCTATGCGCTCGTCCATCTGCCGTTGGACGCCATCCCCGACCTCTCTGACACGCAAGTCATCGTTTACACGGAGTACCCCGGTCAGGCGCCGCAGGTCATTGAGGACCAGGTCACCTATCCACTGACGACCGCGATGCTAACGGTACCGAAGTCGAAAGTCGTTCGCGGCTTCTCGTTCTTCGGCGTGTCGTTCGTCTATGTCATTTTCGAAGACGGCACGGACATTTATTGGGCGCGCTCGCGGGTGCTCGAATTCCTGAACGCCGCGATCTCACGCATTCCCGCCGGCGTGACGCCGACCATCGGCCCGGATGCGACCGGCGTCGGCTGGGTTTACCAATATGCTATCGTGTCGAAGGAGCTGAACCTTTCCGACACGCGCACGATCCAGGACTGGAATCTGAAGTTCGCGCTCGCCAAGGCCGAAGGTGTCGCCGAAGTGGCGAGCGTCGGCGGCTTCGTCAAGCAGTACAATGTGATCCTCGATCCGCAGCGCATGCGCGACCGCGGCATCACCATGCAGAAGATGCGCGAGGCGATCCGCGCCAGCAATGCCGATGTCGGCGGCCGCACTGTCGAACTGTCCGAATTCGAATACGTCATCCGTGGCAAGGGCTACCTGAAGAGCATCAACGACCTCGGCAATGTCGTGCTGAAGGTGAGCAATGGCACGCCGGTGCTCCTTCGCGACGTGGCCCGGGTGGAGCTCGGCCCCGACGAGCGGCGCGGCATCACCGAACTGAACGGGGAGGGCGAGGTCGCAAGCGGCATCGTGCTGCAGCGCTTCGGCGTCAACGCGCTCGATGTGATCCAGAACGTCAAGAAGCGTTTCCAGGAGATCGCCAGTAGCCTGCCGAAATCGGTCGAGATCGTGCCGGTTTACGACCGCTCGAACCTGATCTACGCGGCCATCGACACGCTCAAGCACACGCTGTTCGAGGAAAGTGTCGTCGTTGCGCTGGTCTGCATCGTGTTCCTGCTGCACGTCCGCAGTGCGCTGGTTGCGATTCTGATGCTGCCGGTCGGCATATTGATGGCGTTCGGCGCCATGAAGCTGCTGGGGCTCGGCTCCAACATCATGAGCCTTGGCGGCATTGCGATCGCGATCGGCGCCATGGTGGATGCAGCAATCGTCATGATCGAGAATGCCCACAAGCACCTCGAACGAGCGGAGCCCGGAAAGTCCCGGGTGGCCATCCTGATCGAGGCGGCCGTGCAGGTCGGTCCGGCGCTGTTCTTCAGCCTCTTGATCATCACCGTGTCGTTCATGCCGATCTTCACGCTGGAGCAGCAGGAGGGGCGGCTGTTCAGCCCGCTGGCGTTCACCAAGACATTCGCGATGGCCGCCGCCGCGCTGCTTTCGGTGACGCTGGTGCCGGCGCTGATGGTGATCTTCATCCGCGGCAGAATCATTCCCGAGCACAGGAACCCGATCAACCGTTTCCTGATCTGGATCTACCGTCCTGTTATCAACGGTGTGTTGCGCGCCAAAATGTTGGTCGTCCTGCTCGCACTCGCGATTCTGGCCGTGAGCGTCTGGCCGGCCCGTCAGCTCGGTACCGAGTTCATGCCGAACCTGAACGAGGGCACGCTGCTCTACATGCCGACGACATTGCCGGGCATCTCGATCACCAAATCCGCTGAACTGATGCAGACCCAGGATCGGATCATCCGGTCGTTTCCGGAAGTCGAGTCCGTCTACGGCAAGGCAGGCCGCGCCGCGACCGCAACCGATCCGGCGCCATCGGAAATGTACGAGACCGTCGTCAATCTCAAGCCGAAGCAGGAGTGGCGGGCGGGCGTAACGATCGACAGCCTGATCGCGGAAATGGACAAGGCCCTGCAGTTTCCTGGCGTCTCCAACGCCTGGACCATGCCGATCAAAGCCCGCATCGACATGCTGTCGACCGGCATCCGCACCCCGATCGGCGTCAAGGTGATCGGCACCGATCTGGTCGAGATCGACAAGCTCGCGAAACAGATCGAGCAGGTCCTGAAAGCGGTGCCCGGCACCTCGTCCGCCTACGCCGAGCGTGGCATCGGCGGCTACTATTTGGAGATCACGCCGGACCGCGAAGCGATGGCGCGGTACGGCATCATGGTTCAGGATGTCCAGGACACCATCGCTACTGCGCTTGGCGGACAGACGGTCACGACGACAGTCGAGGGCCGCCAGCGCTTCTCCGTCAACATGCGCTACCCGCGGGATCTGCGCGACAATCCGAAGGCGATTGCAAGCGACGTGCTGGTGCCGATGCCGGCCGGCGGCGCCGTCCCGCTCGGCGAAGTCGCAAAGGTCGCGCCGGCGAGGGGACCGTCATCGATCCGCACCGAGAATGGCCAGTTGGCGACCTATATCTACGTCGACATCCGCGACCGCGATCTCGGCGGCTACGTCGCAGAGGCGCAGCGCGCCGTGCAAGCCAGCATCCAGTTTCCTCCGGGCTACTATGTGATGTGGAGCGGCCAGTACGAGTACCTCGAGCGCGCCACCGCAAGGCTCAAAATCGTCGTTCCCGCAACGCTGCTAATCATCTTCCTGCTGTTGTATCTCAATTTCCGGTCCATCACCGAGACGCTGATCGTGATGTTGTCGCTGCCGTTTGCGCTGGTCGGCGGGTTCTGGCTGATGTGGTGGCTCGGCTTCAACCTTTCGGTGGCGGTCGCGGTCGGCTTCATCGCGCTCGCCGGCGTTGCCGCGGAGACCGGCGTTGTAATGCTGATCTACCTGAACCAGGCGCTCGCCGAAATCAGGACCCGCCGCGACGCTGAAAACCGGCCGCTGACGAAGCGCGATCTCTACGACGCCATCATGGAAGGCGCCGTGGAGCGCGTGCGGCCGAAAATGATGACGGTGGTAGCCATCATGGCCGGGCTGCTGCCGATCATGTGGAGCAGCGGCACCGGCTCGGAGATCATGCAGCGTATCGCAGTGCCGATGATTGGCGGCATGATCTCGTCCACGCTGCTGACGCTGATCGTGATCCCGGCGGTCTTCGGACTCGTGAAGGGCGTTGGGTTGAAGACCGATGATGATTCCGTGGCAGGGCCTCCGCATTCGGCGTCGCCGCCCAGCCAGCGGAAGAGGCCGATTCTGGAGCCGGCCCAATGA
- a CDS encoding methyl-accepting chemotaxis protein: MHSKREALSGTLTVKTTLAVIVGVLAVLLLISCAITGADAWRSYTAAVRVAEVNANADHLLKGLENIQLERGQTNTALQAPAPANAQTGEVIQKRRSQGDAALAPALRQIAATATPDGKKLIAEVEQAYERVKQLRRSADSALQSAKEQRDAELLKSWYPTVSDFLTRIQSLWTIASREISREDAIVGELTMIKQSAFLMREYAGRERAVHAGNISAGRALSAEQQRDIANWRGQVQSNWQTIRDLTAGAASPLVSAVAAAEQNFLGNFKIQTDTVYKAGIAGAGYPMTVQQWYDASNPALESIVRIKDAAVEVTNLHAAAKAAAARTQLILVALVTLLGIVVGMGSIWVLSRRVIRPLTAMTAAMQRLAGGDLAIDVPALARADEVGEMARSVAVFRDNAVRANALAAEQRAEQQKKEQRQQVMETLTSGFDQSATRVLDAVATSIVEMRATAERMAAVATENTNKASAVASGAQETSSNVQTVATATEELSASVTEISRQVSQSAAIAAKAVQEAHGTNTEIQGLAAMAQRIGDIVKLINNIASQTNLLALNATIEAARAGDSGRGFAVVAAEVKSLAEQTSKATEEIASQIAAIQGATQKSVVSIEAIGKTIGEISEIATTIASAIEQQGAATQEIARNVQQAAAGTQEVSANVGGVTEGAAATGAAASQVEAAAGNLSRQSQQLREQVDAFLGQVRAA; the protein is encoded by the coding sequence ATGCATTCGAAGCGCGAGGCCCTTTCGGGCACGCTCACCGTCAAGACCACCCTCGCCGTCATCGTCGGGGTGCTCGCGGTGCTGCTCCTGATCTCCTGCGCCATTACGGGCGCAGATGCCTGGCGCAGCTACACGGCCGCCGTCCGCGTTGCCGAGGTGAATGCAAACGCCGATCACCTGCTCAAAGGATTGGAGAACATTCAGCTTGAACGTGGTCAGACCAATACGGCCCTGCAGGCGCCTGCCCCGGCAAATGCTCAGACCGGCGAAGTGATCCAGAAGCGCCGTTCGCAAGGCGATGCCGCGCTGGCCCCGGCGCTCCGGCAGATTGCCGCCACCGCGACGCCTGACGGCAAGAAGCTGATTGCCGAAGTCGAGCAGGCCTATGAACGCGTCAAGCAGCTCCGCCGCAGCGCCGATTCCGCCCTTCAGTCTGCGAAGGAGCAGCGCGATGCCGAATTGCTGAAGTCCTGGTACCCGACTGTTTCGGACTTCCTGACCCGGATTCAATCGCTCTGGACCATAGCCTCGCGCGAGATCAGCAGGGAAGACGCCATTGTCGGCGAGCTTACGATGATCAAGCAGAGCGCGTTTCTGATGCGCGAATATGCCGGCCGCGAGCGCGCCGTTCATGCCGGCAACATCTCGGCCGGCCGCGCGCTGTCGGCTGAGCAGCAGCGCGACATCGCCAATTGGCGCGGGCAGGTGCAGTCGAACTGGCAGACGATACGCGATCTAACCGCCGGTGCGGCGTCGCCGCTTGTCTCTGCCGTTGCCGCGGCCGAGCAAAACTTCCTCGGCAATTTCAAGATTCAAACCGATACGGTCTACAAGGCAGGCATCGCGGGCGCCGGCTATCCGATGACGGTCCAGCAATGGTACGACGCGTCGAACCCTGCGCTGGAATCCATCGTCCGGATCAAGGATGCCGCGGTCGAAGTCACCAACCTCCACGCGGCCGCCAAGGCTGCGGCGGCAAGAACTCAACTCATCCTCGTTGCCCTCGTCACGCTGCTCGGTATCGTTGTCGGCATGGGGTCGATCTGGGTGCTGTCCCGGCGCGTGATCCGCCCCTTGACCGCCATGACGGCCGCCATGCAGCGCCTTGCCGGCGGCGATCTGGCGATCGACGTTCCTGCGCTGGCGCGGGCTGATGAAGTTGGCGAGATGGCGCGATCGGTCGCGGTCTTCCGCGACAATGCCGTCAGGGCGAACGCACTGGCTGCCGAACAGCGAGCGGAACAACAGAAGAAAGAGCAACGTCAACAGGTGATGGAGACGTTGACTTCAGGTTTCGACCAGAGCGCCACCCGCGTGCTCGATGCCGTCGCGACATCGATCGTCGAAATGCGCGCCACCGCCGAAAGGATGGCAGCGGTCGCAACCGAAAATACCAACAAGGCCTCCGCCGTGGCGTCGGGCGCGCAGGAAACGTCGAGCAACGTGCAGACGGTGGCCACCGCCACGGAGGAACTGTCCGCTTCCGTCACCGAGATCAGCCGGCAGGTGAGCCAGTCTGCGGCGATCGCGGCAAAGGCCGTGCAGGAAGCGCACGGAACCAACACCGAGATTCAGGGCCTCGCAGCGATGGCGCAGCGGATCGGCGACATCGTCAAGCTGATCAACAACATCGCCTCGCAGACCAATCTGCTCGCGCTCAATGCCACCATCGAAGCGGCCCGTGCCGGCGACAGCGGCAGGGGTTTTGCCGTCGTCGCGGCCGAGGTGAAGAGCCTGGCCGAGCAAACTTCGAAGGCCACCGAGGAGATCGCCTCCCAGATTGCCGCGATCCAGGGAGCCACGCAGAAATCCGTCGTCTCGATCGAGGCGATCGGCAAGACCATCGGCGAAATCAGCGAGATCGCAACAACCATCGCCTCTGCCATCGAGCAACAGGGCGCGGCGACCCAGGAGATCGCGCGCAATGTGCAACAGGCTGCGGCCGGCACCCAGGAAGTGTCCGCCAATGTCGGCGGTGTCACCGAGGGTGCGGCAGCAACCGGCGCGGCGGCAAGCCAGGTCGAGGCCGCCGCCGGCAACCTGTCGCGGCAGTCGCAGCAATTGCGCGAGCAGGTTGACGCGTTTCTTGGCCAGGTGCGCGCGGCATAG